In Vagococcus luciliae, one genomic interval encodes:
- a CDS encoding DUF3290 family protein codes for MEFFTYNYFVNQSSNSHIYQYLLVILILLIVLLLILRRSKNKSRLKYRDLIILLSLLLVFLIGIQTNDYQKGKAEKGNYSQMLFFLDAVSKKKLVDPETISVNYKYLKDEMVLKINNKYYQVNFNSDFTTFKLEDTVLVNDESIKVTGK; via the coding sequence ATGGAGTTTTTTACATATAATTATTTTGTTAATCAGTCTAGTAATAGCCATATTTATCAATATTTATTAGTTATATTAATTTTATTGATAGTACTATTGCTTATTTTAAGACGGTCTAAAAATAAAAGTCGATTAAAATATCGTGATTTAATTATTTTATTGTCTTTATTACTAGTTTTTTTAATTGGAATACAAACAAATGATTATCAAAAGGGGAAAGCTGAAAAAGGGAACTATTCTCAAATGTTATTCTTTTTAGATGCTGTTAGTAAAAAGAAATTGGTTGATCCTGAGACAATTAGTGTTAATTATAAGTATTTAAAAGATGAAATGGTATTAAAAATCAATAATAAATATTATCAAGTGAATTTTAATAGTGATTTTACGACATTTAAGTTAGAAGATACAGTATTAGTAAATGATGAATCAATAAAAGTAACAGGGAAGTGA
- a CDS encoding DUF421 domain-containing protein, giving the protein MKEYLDIGIKLAIGIITLIFQMNLLGKANLAPTSPLDQLQNFVLGGIIGGMIYNAQISILQYFLVLVMWTFLVTLFKYLKENVALVKKMIDGYPTTLIKNGKVLVDECTKHGISATDLMFKLRTSNVYETRSVKRAIQEQNGQLTIILYGEENVKYPIITNGYINQEVLEMIERDESWLFNELNKQEAEVQNVYLGEWVNGELILSLYD; this is encoded by the coding sequence ATGAAGGAATATTTGGATATAGGAATAAAACTAGCTATTGGGATTATCACGTTAATTTTTCAAATGAATTTATTAGGAAAAGCTAATTTAGCACCAACCTCTCCTCTTGATCAATTACAGAACTTTGTTTTAGGGGGTATTATAGGTGGGATGATCTATAATGCACAAATATCAATCTTACAATATTTTTTAGTGTTGGTGATGTGGACATTTTTGGTAACGTTATTTAAGTACCTTAAGGAAAATGTCGCTCTTGTGAAGAAAATGATAGATGGTTATCCTACAACATTAATTAAAAATGGTAAAGTATTAGTTGATGAGTGTACAAAACATGGTATTTCTGCTACAGATTTAATGTTTAAGTTAAGAACCTCTAATGTTTATGAAACGCGTTCAGTAAAACGTGCAATCCAAGAACAGAATGGTCAGCTGACTATTATTTTATATGGAGAAGAAAATGTTAAATACCCTATAATTACGAATGGATACATTAATCAGGAAGTGTTAGAAATGATTGAACGAGATGAATCTTGGTTATTTAATGAATTAAATAAACAAGAAGCTGAAGTCCAAAATGTTTACTTAGGTGAATGGGTAAATGGTGAGTTAATTCTTAGTTTATATGATTAA
- the lepB gene encoding signal peptidase I: MIKKYITRLSYRRLFLSVLITVICLLCFSQLFYRVSIVSDNRMAPTLKKKDVVLVKKNMRLQRFDIVLCQINSQLVFLRIIGLPEEFISYSDDVLYVNGSPLEEPFLINKSVYKHDNNQLYTDSFTLSTFGELNSIPRDEYLLLGDNRPFSNDSRYYGLIHRDEIKGKLITIIHTK, translated from the coding sequence ATGATAAAAAAGTATATAACACGACTGTCTTATCGGCGTTTATTCCTATCTGTTTTGATCACTGTCATATGTTTACTATGCTTTTCTCAGTTATTTTATAGAGTCTCAATTGTATCGGATAATAGAATGGCTCCTACACTAAAAAAAAAAGATGTGGTATTAGTAAAAAAAAATATGAGATTACAACGTTTTGATATAGTATTATGTCAAATAAATAGTCAGTTGGTGTTTTTACGTATAATAGGATTACCAGAAGAATTTATATCTTATTCTGATGATGTATTATATGTTAATGGCAGTCCACTTGAAGAACCTTTTCTTATTAATAAATCAGTTTATAAACATGATAACAATCAATTATATACTGATTCGTTTACGTTGAGTACTTTTGGAGAGCTTAATAGTATACCTCGAGATGAGTATTTATTATTAGGTGACAATAGACCGTTTAGCAATGATAGTAGGTATTATGGTCTAATTCATCGTGACGAAATTAAAGGGAAATTAATCACTATTATTCATACTAAATAA